In one window of Lampris incognitus isolate fLamInc1 chromosome 3, fLamInc1.hap2, whole genome shotgun sequence DNA:
- the cdhr5-rs gene encoding cadherin-related family member 5, which translates to MGPITSLMGPITSLMGPITSLMGPITSLMIFPDNAHSSLCLGGSDIFAKVRENSPMGQFVANLSIFGDPGANTIRLCLTGENADWLFLEGRTIRLNASSSRILDREVYGSILMAELTCYEDNVKRSQYRIIVEILNENDNKPLFLEKTIQPFSISELTAVNTVAFTVKATDADGDLITYIIDESLPDANYFRVDLPNSGRVVLDKPLDYETKTQLQLVMHAVESNTGEKYKTSVNLTVNIDDGDDQYPQFLPCVPASRDGIFPVCTNPVYTANITERDQDMVLQFSPGPVHAEDGDRGLVTPLIYTILSGADGKFAIDNQTGEITLTTPVGDRHQTPTFTLHVMASQLNDPMKYSVAMVVVRVLAENAFPPAFNRTIYKGFVTQSTSPATIVTTYGNQVLLIQAMDRDFKNGVNPKMHYSLHPLSVSEGLYRITQDGVLVARTDRLRAFDRHIFQAVARDADSGEVVTASVDIEVLQRGQPAPFTLVHDSMQRLEEISSRTTDKFGDEYEAVRISNLSLTVPSHEKTTEAVREKFPKSPFTEEHLFGDMDTRLAGGVAGIALLFLVVALFLIFQLVRSRRGRRDPDNQGAVALGKHPNVVSSGQPEYLTEEMSYSNEAFIGEYVSSRSGSLHGRHGVYTRKQSLPAALLHPPGRDERGGSRPSGGALHFPVMPEPPPLSRGSASSLQSRDVTSEEAGHSQGPVVKDAPLVGVREESEMETECSPAVKQESHSVQGQTEGTSTDTGDDGGDRV; encoded by the exons ATGGGTCCCATCACATCTCTCATGGGTCCCATCACATCTCTCATGGGTCCCATCACATCTCTCATGGGTCCCATCACATCCCTCATGATCTTTCCTGATAATGCCCACT CCAGCCTATGCCTGGGGGGATCCGACATCTTTGCAAAAGTCAGAGAAAACAGCCCCATGGGTCAGTTCGTAGCAAACCTCAGCATCTTTGGGGACCCAGGAGCCAACACCATACGCTTGTGCCTCACCGGAGAGAACGCGGATTGGTTGTTTTTAGAGGGACGGACCATCAGGCTCAACGCCTCCTCTTCAAGGATTCTGGATCGAGAG GTGTATGGCTCGATTCTCATGGCAGAACTGACCTGTTATGAAGATAACGTGAAACGG AGCCAGTACAGAATCATAGTGGAGATACTGAACGAAAATGACAACAAACCTCTCTTCCTCGAGAAGACAATTCAACCGTTTTCCATCAGCGAG CTCACGGCAGTGAACACTGTGGCCTTCACTGTCAAAGCCACTGATGCAGATGGAGACCTAATCACCTACATCATCGACGAGTCATTG CCCGACGCAAACTACTTCAGAGTGGATTTGCCAAACAGCGGAAGAGTGGTGCTGGACAAGCCGCTGGACTACGAGACCAAGACCCAGCTGCAGCTGGTCATGCATGCTGTG GAAAGCAACACCGGGGAGAAGTACAAAACGAGTGTCAACTTGACGGTGAACATCGACGACGGGGATGACCAGTATCCGCAGTTCCTCCCCTGCGTGCCGGCCTCGCGCGATGGGATATTCCCCGTCTGCACGAACCCCGTGTACACGGCCAACATCACGGAGAGAGACCAG GACATGGTTCTGCAGTTTTCCCCTGGTCCTGTACATGCAGAGGACGGAGACCGAGGCCTCGTCACTCCTCTCATCTATACCATTCTTTCAG GTGCTGATGGGAAATTCGCTATAGACAACCAAACGGGAGAGATCACCTTAACCACACCTGTGGGCGACAGACATCAGACACCAACGTTCACGCTACACGTCATG GCGTCTCAGCTGAACGACCCCATGAAGTACAGCGTGGCGATGGTGGTGGTGAGAGTGCTGGCAGAGAACGCCTTCCCTCCTGCCTTCAACAGAACCATCTACAAGGGCTTCGTCACCCAGAGCACCAGCCCCGCCACTATTGTCACCACCTACGGCAACCAAGTGCTCCTTATTCAGGCCATGGACAGGGACTTCAAAAAC GGGGTTAATCCAAAAATGCATTATTCCCTCCACCCCTTGTCGGTCAGTGAAGGACTGTACCGGATCACCCAGGATGGAGTTCTGGTCGCAAGGACGGACCGCCTACGAGCCTTTGACAGGCACATCTTTCAG GCTGTGGCCAGGGATGCCGACTCGGGCGAGGTGGTCACCGCTTCGGTGGACATTGAGGTGCTGCAGAGGGGCCAACCAG CACCATTCACCCTAGTCCATGATAGCATGCAAAGGCTTGAAGAGATAAGCAGCAGGACCACTGACAAGTTTGGGGATGAATATGAAGCTGTCCGAATTTCAAATCTCAGCCTGACTGTTCCCTCTCATGAAAAGACCACAGAGGCTGTCAGGGAGAAAT TTCCCAAGAGTCCATTCACAGAGGAGCACCTCTTTGGGGACATGGACACGAGGCTGGCTGGAGGAGTCGCGGGCATTGCCTTGCTGTTCTTGGTGGTGGCGTTGTTTCTGATATTTCAGCTGGTCAGGAGTAGGAGAGGCAGACGGGACCCGGACAACCAAGGCGCTGTCGCCCTGGGAAAGCATCCAAATGTG GTGAGCTCGGGCCAACCCGAGTACTTGACAGAGGAGATGTCCTACAGCAATGAGGCGTTCATCGGCGAGTACGTGTCCTCTCGCTCCGGAAGCCTTCACGGCAGACACGGGGTCTACACCAGGAAGCAGTCCCTACCCGCCGCCCTGTTGCACCCCCCCGGCAGGGATGAGCGAGGCGGTTCGAGGCCCTCGGGTGGTGCCTTGCACTTTCCAGTTATGCCGGAGCCACCGCCACTGTCCAGAGGCTCAGCATCATCCCTCCAGTCCCGTGACGTCACGTCTGAGGAGGCCGGTCATAGCCAGGGCCCCGTGGTGAAGGACGCGCCACTGGTCGGTGTCAGAGAGGAGTCGGAGATGGAAACCGAGTGCTCACCCGCAGTGAAACAGGAGTCACACTCAGTTCAGGGACAGACGGAAGGGACGTCAACGGATACTGGCGATGACGGTGGGGATAGAGTATAG